The Deltaproteobacteria bacterium genomic interval TTCCTCCTGCTCCGCGGGGTCGGTCAGCTCCTCGTACCCGTTGACGAGTTCGACGCCGGCCACGAACCCCTCGAACCGCTCCGACACCTCGGGGCGGCCGGGGCGGCGGCGCGCCATCGCCCCGAGGGCCGCGGGGTACCCGGTCAGGAAGCAGGCGCCCCGCGTGGCGAGCGCCGGCTCCACCACGTCGAGGCACGCCCGGTAGAAGAGGTCCTCCCACGATTCGTCCGCTCCCGGACGCATCCCCTTTCGGTCGAGCGCTTCGCGCAACTCCTTCTCCCCTGCCATTCCGACGCCGAGGAGCTCCCGGAACGCGTCGTCCAGTTCCCATCGGGGCCACGGCCCGTCGACCGGGATCTCCCTCCCGTTGCCGTGAACGACCGCCTCGCCGGCATCCGTTCGGGCCAGCGTCCGGACCAGCTCCTCCACGTCCCGCATCACGGAATCCGCGTCGCCGCCCACCCGGTACCATTCGAGCATCGTGAACTCGGGGGAGTGGAGGGGCGACCCCTCACGATCCCGGAACACCTTCCCGAGATAAAAGATGTCGCCCGACCCGGCGGCGAGCAGCTTCTTCATCGCCGGTTCGGGGGAGGTGTGGAGGTAGAACCGCGCCG includes:
- the epmA gene encoding EF-P lysine aminoacylase EpmA; amino-acid sequence: MPWKGTGRETGRRLADGELSWDALRARARVLEGIRTFFRDRGFLEVDPPIAQAYPNIDPNIFPVKIADASGKAARFYLHTSPEPAMKKLLAAGSGDIFYLGKVFRDREGSPLHSPEFTMLEWYRVGGDADSVMRDVEELVRTLARTDAGEAVVHGNGREIPVDGPWPRWELDDAFRELLGVGMAGEKELREALDRKGMRPGADESWEDLFYRACLDVVEPALATRGACFLTGYPAALGAMARRRPGRPEVSERFEGFVAGVELVNGYEELTDPAEQEERLLALAERHRRTTGETLPVDPDFLDALRRGLPPCAGAALGVDRLVMLLLGNDDIADGMYR